From a single Osmerus mordax isolate fOsmMor3 chromosome 14, fOsmMor3.pri, whole genome shotgun sequence genomic region:
- the LOC136956792 gene encoding F-box only protein 15-like isoform X1, with the protein MATGCGQFFRSFTASLKKNEPPIQDRGSRVKHNRGRSSKGGSKTVKTTMFSHKIPEARKSSIVPDTCAVKPTPKTCTQNHFLRMPPEILQKILSYLDDYSLLCIEHVSKLFNQLANNNDMWHQMYLSKYGSSKRWRPKIIEKRSLVKVQERSNGFWRRLYLRTMAICKETRWKRDLKDINPFTGLPSQTERVLRNLHVTWDLTLCDDVSGWRGTFEPIHVYFSNSSLTVCWSGEHWPSFCQTSLQLHGVKKSHVHGWRSLMVRLDRETISGSKQIIGSDKLVNLVFLPPGLLVGTWRGNSTIAFVIANFHFHRLVERSLLSSPFCSYAMPHFSDEDPSYDLHSYRLHIVLHNTVTQIMLGCFPQLSCEKGQIHGRYIYLTAIRKNEFSQHTPLSGKIMLPWRWGALQGSVENCCIMSLTLLDESQNPIWCVSTPVSMVLSCGKRMSRHYKGDHFLIRYQELEGKVKMKLVWLEEQKQFFLISLTLAITLAKVNRHFGTDATG; encoded by the exons ATGGCTACAGGATGTGGGCAATTTTTCCGTAGTTTTACAGCAAGTTTGAAGAAGAACGAACCGCCTATTCAGGATAGAGGTTCAAGAGTCAAGCACAATAGAGGACGTTCTTCGAAAGG GGGTTCAAAGACAGTCAAGACAACGATGTTTTCACACAAGATCCCAGAAGCACGTAAATCATCGATTGTCCCGGACACTTGTGCGGTCAAACCAACTCCAAAGACATGCACTCAAAACCACTTTCTGAG GATGCCACCTGAGATTCTACAAAAGATCTTGTCGTACCTGGATGACTACTCTCTGCTGTGCATTGAGCATGTCAGCAAGCTGTTCAACCAGCTGGCCAACAACAA TGATATGTGGCACCAGATGTACCTGTCAAAGTATGGGAGCAGTAAGAGGTGGAGACCCAAGATTATAGAGAAGCGGAGTCTTGTGAAGGTCCAGGAGCGGTCCAACGGTTTTTGGAGGAGACTGTACCTCAGAACCATGGCCATATGCAAAGAGACCAGGTGGAAGCGAGATCTCAAAGACATCAACCCCTTCACTGGGCTGCCCAGCCAGACAGAGCGAGTCCTCAG GAACCTGCATGTGACCTGGGATTTGACCCTGTGTGATGACGTGTCAGGGTGGCGGGGCACCTTTGAGCCCATCCATGTCTACTTCTCCAACTCGTCCTTGACGGTGTGTTGGAGTGGAGAGCACTGGCCCTCCTTCTGTCAGACTAGTCTGCAGCTCCACGGAGTCAAGAAGTCCCATGT GCATGGCTGGCGCTCCCTAATGGTCAGGTTGGACAGAGAGACCATCTCTGGGAGTAAGCAGATTATTGGCTCTGACAAGCTTGTAAACCTGGTGTTtcttccccctggcctcctcgtAGGGACATGGAGG GGTAATTCCACCATTGCCTTTGTCATCGCCAACTTCCACTTTCACCGGTTGGTGGAGAGGAGTCTCCTGAGCTCTCCCTTTTG CTCGTACGCTATGCCACACTTCAGTGACGAGGACCCCAGCTATGATCTCCATAGTTACAGGCTACACATTGTGCTCCACAACACGGTGACACAGATCATGTTGGGATGCTTCCCTCAGCTCTCCTGTGAGAAAG GTCAGATTCATGGAAGGTACATTTATCTGACCGCCATCAGGAAGAATGAGTTTTCCCAGCACACCCCTCTGTCTGGCAAGATCATGCTGCCCTGGAGATGGGGAGCCCTGCAGGGGAGTGTGGAG AACTGCTGTATAATGAGCCTGACACTACTGGACGAGTCCCAAAACCCCATCTGGTGTGTCAGCACTCCGGTCTCAATGGTGCTATCCTGTGGAAAGCGGATGTCCAGACACTACAAGGGCGATCACTTCCTGATACGGTATCAGGAGCTGGAGGGAAAGGTGAAGATGAAGCTGGTCTGGCTGGAGGAGCAAAAGCAGTTCTTCCTCATCAGCCTAACCCTTGCCATCACCCTGGCTAAGGTCAACAGGCACTTTGGAACAGATGCCACTGGCTGA
- the LOC136956792 gene encoding F-box only protein 15-like isoform X2: MGSKTVKTTMFSHKIPEARKSSIVPDTCAVKPTPKTCTQNHFLRMPPEILQKILSYLDDYSLLCIEHVSKLFNQLANNNDMWHQMYLSKYGSSKRWRPKIIEKRSLVKVQERSNGFWRRLYLRTMAICKETRWKRDLKDINPFTGLPSQTERVLRNLHVTWDLTLCDDVSGWRGTFEPIHVYFSNSSLTVCWSGEHWPSFCQTSLQLHGVKKSHVHGWRSLMVRLDRETISGSKQIIGSDKLVNLVFLPPGLLVGTWRGNSTIAFVIANFHFHRLVERSLLSSPFCSYAMPHFSDEDPSYDLHSYRLHIVLHNTVTQIMLGCFPQLSCEKGQIHGRYIYLTAIRKNEFSQHTPLSGKIMLPWRWGALQGSVENCCIMSLTLLDESQNPIWCVSTPVSMVLSCGKRMSRHYKGDHFLIRYQELEGKVKMKLVWLEEQKQFFLISLTLAITLAKVNRHFGTDATG, translated from the exons AT GGGTTCAAAGACAGTCAAGACAACGATGTTTTCACACAAGATCCCAGAAGCACGTAAATCATCGATTGTCCCGGACACTTGTGCGGTCAAACCAACTCCAAAGACATGCACTCAAAACCACTTTCTGAG GATGCCACCTGAGATTCTACAAAAGATCTTGTCGTACCTGGATGACTACTCTCTGCTGTGCATTGAGCATGTCAGCAAGCTGTTCAACCAGCTGGCCAACAACAA TGATATGTGGCACCAGATGTACCTGTCAAAGTATGGGAGCAGTAAGAGGTGGAGACCCAAGATTATAGAGAAGCGGAGTCTTGTGAAGGTCCAGGAGCGGTCCAACGGTTTTTGGAGGAGACTGTACCTCAGAACCATGGCCATATGCAAAGAGACCAGGTGGAAGCGAGATCTCAAAGACATCAACCCCTTCACTGGGCTGCCCAGCCAGACAGAGCGAGTCCTCAG GAACCTGCATGTGACCTGGGATTTGACCCTGTGTGATGACGTGTCAGGGTGGCGGGGCACCTTTGAGCCCATCCATGTCTACTTCTCCAACTCGTCCTTGACGGTGTGTTGGAGTGGAGAGCACTGGCCCTCCTTCTGTCAGACTAGTCTGCAGCTCCACGGAGTCAAGAAGTCCCATGT GCATGGCTGGCGCTCCCTAATGGTCAGGTTGGACAGAGAGACCATCTCTGGGAGTAAGCAGATTATTGGCTCTGACAAGCTTGTAAACCTGGTGTTtcttccccctggcctcctcgtAGGGACATGGAGG GGTAATTCCACCATTGCCTTTGTCATCGCCAACTTCCACTTTCACCGGTTGGTGGAGAGGAGTCTCCTGAGCTCTCCCTTTTG CTCGTACGCTATGCCACACTTCAGTGACGAGGACCCCAGCTATGATCTCCATAGTTACAGGCTACACATTGTGCTCCACAACACGGTGACACAGATCATGTTGGGATGCTTCCCTCAGCTCTCCTGTGAGAAAG GTCAGATTCATGGAAGGTACATTTATCTGACCGCCATCAGGAAGAATGAGTTTTCCCAGCACACCCCTCTGTCTGGCAAGATCATGCTGCCCTGGAGATGGGGAGCCCTGCAGGGGAGTGTGGAG AACTGCTGTATAATGAGCCTGACACTACTGGACGAGTCCCAAAACCCCATCTGGTGTGTCAGCACTCCGGTCTCAATGGTGCTATCCTGTGGAAAGCGGATGTCCAGACACTACAAGGGCGATCACTTCCTGATACGGTATCAGGAGCTGGAGGGAAAGGTGAAGATGAAGCTGGTCTGGCTGGAGGAGCAAAAGCAGTTCTTCCTCATCAGCCTAACCCTTGCCATCACCCTGGCTAAGGTCAACAGGCACTTTGGAACAGATGCCACTGGCTGA